A region of Arabidopsis thaliana chromosome 5, partial sequence DNA encodes the following proteins:
- a CDS encoding Frigida-like protein yields MEEIKLENEIRLCDVKANNIRKTMDMIKSQASDVLILNLQWCDFEEHLKSASEKLELRFRELVLKEVELQNRSFALEERAKVVEAAEAEMGDLEMKASGFRSEVEEKREELGCLRKSLEECSVEERSKRGQLSEIVELLRKSQVDLDLKGEELRQMVTHLERYRVEVKEEKEHLRRTDNGRRELEEEIERKTKDLTLVMNKIVDCDKRIETRSLELIKTQGEVELKEKQLDQMKIDLEKYCVDVNAEKKNLGRTQTHRRKLEEEIERKTKDLTLVMDKIAECEKLFERRSLELIKTQGEVELKGKQLEQMDIDLERHRGEVNVVMEHLEKSQTRSRELAEEIERKRKELTAVLDKTAEYGKTIELVEEELALQQKLLDIRSSELVSKKKELDGLSLDLELVNSLNNELKETVQRIESKGKELEDMERLIQERSGHNESIKLLLEEHSEELAIKEERHNEIAEAVRKLSLEIVSKEKTIQQLSEKQHSKQTKLDSTEKCLEETTAELVSKENELCSVKDTYRECLQNWEIKEKELKSFQEEVKKIQDSLKDFQSKEAELVKLKESLTEHEKELGLKKKQIHVRSEKIELKDKKLDAREERLDKKDEQLKSAEQKLAKCVKEYELNAKKLASFCQQNNPDQQVDLVRDASVCDEKTLQLLLRGHLKKCDQLHLDVLRALKASSDPAKLVLNTIQRLHEKMAVTKLDPDSVRRGSICLLECLMDMSPEPKTEVQVEAIKSVTEWKNTTLVKAENPVEVLGFLHFLSAFSLAYTFDADKVQNLFDAAFLRQYAPSLCEALGVSSLAPVNNVLSLDDKPEQQPPEAPIINSSDSRSTNVQETIASSHLGNVDVLLDPEGSTSFSPNEVFTGLQDALQVATRWSWMMGNSTQMSPLEAWGFLQLIVAYGLVHATSQDNTLRFASYVAHFKQAPKLFESLGLSYAMPNLVKKLLDERHYFMAIRFIFYFKLKFNFSPLELLKDEIITLRVSTKEKRRLDSQAEDRDAAKLKDIIELIEDFKLDIDLPVELIVKFMVPRENQNENQYVVSSFVPVQSPQVHMQASHGSNPTFPTSLGTSPNQQVLDLETYQAGGSIAFQAQSSHHTGYKRTRMDPSVSRPVIRPCFNPSSYGRY; encoded by the exons ATGGAGGAAATTAAGTTGGAAAACGAGATAAGGCTTTGTGATGTGAAGGCAAATAATATTCGTAAGACAATGGATATGATTAAGTCTCAAGCCTCTGATGTACTTATCTTGAATCTCCAATGGTGTGATTTTGAGGAACATCTGAAATCAGCGAGTGAGAAGTTAGAGTTGAGGTTTAGGGAACTAGTGTTGAAGGAGGTTGAGTTACAGAATCGAAGCTTTGCTCTTGAAGAAAGGGCTAAAGTGGTTGAAGCAGCGGAAGCTGAGATGGGTGATTTAGAAATGAAAGCTAGTGGTTTTAGGAGTGAAgttgaagagaaaagagaggaatTGGGTTGTCTTAGGAAGTCTTTGGAAGAGTGTAGTGTAGAGGAAAGGTCAAAGAGAGGTCAACTTAGTGAGATTGTGGAGTTGTTGAGAAAGAGTCAGGTTGATCTTGATTTGAAGGGGGAAGAGTTAAGACAGATGGTGACTCATCTTGAGAGATATCGCGTTGAGGTTAAGGAAGAGAAGGAGCATTTGCGTAGGACTGACAATGGCAGGAGAGAGTTGgaagaagagatagagagaaagacgAAAGATCTCACATTGGTTATGAATAAAATTGTTGATTGTGATAAGCGGATTGAGACACGGTCCTTGGAACTTATAAAGACTCAGGGTGAAGTTGAATTAAAAGAGAAGCAGTTAGACCAGATGAAGATTGATCTTGAGAAATATTGTGTTGATGTCAAcgcagagaagaagaatttgggTAGGACTCAAACTCACAGGAGAAAATTGGAAGAggaaatagagagaaagacTAAAGATCTCACATTGGTTATGGATAAAATTGCAGAATGTGAGAAGCTGTTTGAGAGACGGTCCTTAGAACTAATAAAGACTCAGGGTGAGGTGGAATTGAAGGGGAAACAATTAGAGCAGATGGATATTGATCTTGAGAGGCATCGTGGTGAGGTCAACGTAGTGATGGAGCATCTGGAAAAGAGTCAAACTCGCAGTAGAGAATTGGCAGAggaaatagaaagaaagaggaaagagCTTACAGCGGTTCTCGATAAAACTGCAGAGTATGGGAAGACGATTGAGTTGGTGGAAGAAGAACTAGCTTTGCAGCAGAAGCTGCTTGATATACGGTCCTCGGAACTTGTttctaaaaagaaagagttggaCGGACTTAGTTTGGACCTTGAGTTGGTTAACTCACTAAATAACGAGTTGAAGGAGACAGTTCAACGGATTGAATCAAAAGGTAAGGAGTTGGAGGACATGGAAAGGCTGATTCAGGAACGGAGTGGTCACAATGAATCAATCAAGTTACTACTCGAGGAACACAGTGAAGAACTTGCTattaaagaagagagacacaATGAGATAGCGGAGGCTGTTCGTAAACTATCCTTGGAGATTGTCTCTAAAGAGAAAACTATCCAGCAACTCTCTGAGAAACAACATTCAAAACAGACAAAACTGGATTCGAcagaaaaatgtttagaagAAACCACTGCAGAATTGGTTTCAAAGGAAAATGAACTTTGCTCTGTGAAAGATACATATCGAGAGTGCCTCCAAAACTGGGAAATCAAAGAGAAGGAGTTAAAGTCCTTCCAAGAAGAGGTTAAAAAGATTCAAGACAGCTTGAAAGACTTTCAATCTAAAGAGGCGGAGCTTGTCAAATTAAAAGAATCATTGACGGAACATGAGAAAGAACTTggactgaagaagaagcaaattcATGTTCGCTCAGAAAAGATTGAATTGAAAGATAAGAAGCTTGATGCTCGGGAGGAAAGGTTGGATAAAAAAGATGAGCAACTGAAATCCGCAGAACAAAAGTTGGCTAAATGTGTTAAGGAATATGAGCTGAATGCAAAGAAATTGGCCAGcttttgtcaacaaaacaaCCCGGATCAACAAGTTGACTTGGTGCGAGACGCTAGTGTATGTGACGAGAAAACTTTGCAGTTACTCTTACGTGGGCATCTGAAGAAATGTGATCAGCTTCACCTCGATGTTCTGCGTGCTCTAAAAGCATCTTCTGACCCGGCAAAGCTTGTGTTAAACACAATACAACGTCTTCACGAAAAGATGGCAGTAACAAAGCTTGATCCAGATAGTGTAAGAAGGGGTAGTATTTGCTTGCTGGAATGTTTAATGGATATGTCACCAGAGCCCAAGACTGAAGTACAAGTAGAAGCTATCAAATCAGTCACTGAATGGAAGAACACAACATTGGTTAAGGCAGAGAATCCAGTGGAGGTTTTGGGTTTTCTCCACTTTCTATCTGCATTCAGTTTGGCCTACACTTTTGATGCCGACAAAGTCCAAAATCTGTTTGATGCCGCCTTTCTTCGCCAATACGCTCCGAGTCTATGTGAGGCTCTAGGAGTATCATCTCTAGCACCTG TCAACAATGTACTATCATTGGACGATAAGCCTGAACAGCAGCCCCCTGAAGCACCAATCATAAATAGCAGTGATTCTCGCAGCACGAATGTCCAAGAAACCATAGCATCATCTCATTTGGGTAATGTAGATGTTCTTTTGGACCCTGAGGGCTCAACTTCCTTTTCACCCAATGAGGTCTTTACTGGACTTCAAG ATGCACTACAAGTGGCAACTCGATGGAGCTGGATGATGGGAAATAGTACTCAAATGTCACCGCTTGAGGCTTGGGGTTTTCTCCAACTTATTGTGGCATATGGATTGGTGCATGCAACCAGTCAAGATAATACTTTACGATTTGCCTCATATGTTGCTCACTTTAAACAAGCTCCGAAACTCTTTGAATCTCTTGGTCTCAGTTATGCCATGCCAA ATCTGGTTAAAAAACTCCTAGATGAACGCCATTACTTTATGGCAATCCGGTTTATCTTTTACTTCAAGCTGAAGTTCAACTTTTCTCCCCTGGAATTATTGAAAGACGAGATCATCACTCTTAGAGTCTCTACcaaggaaaagagaagacttGATTCACAG GCTGAAGACAGAGATGCTGCAAAACTGAAAGACATTATAGAACTTATTGAAGACTTCAAGCTGGATATTGATCTTCCTGTGGAACTTATCGTCAAGTTCATGGTTCCGCGGGAAAATCAAAATGAGAACCAATATGTCGTCTCATCATTTGTCCCAGTTCAATCTCCGCAGGTTCATATGCAGGCATCTCATGGCTCAAACCCGACCTTTCCAACAAGCCTTGGTACATCACCAAATCAACAGGTCCTAGACTTGGAAACATATCAAGCCGGTGGTTCAATCGCGTTCCAAGCTCAATCTTCACACCATACAGGTTACAAACGAACAAGGATGGATCCTTCGGTTTCTAGACCTGTGATTAGACCGTGCTTCAATCCATCAAGCTATGGCAGATACTAG
- a CDS encoding Frigida-like protein produces MEEIKLENEIRLCDVKANNIRKTMDMIKSQASDVLILNLQWCDFEEHLKSASEKLELRFRELVLKEVELQNRSFALEERAKVVEAAEAEMGDLEMKASGFRSEVEEKREELGCLRKSLEECSVEERSKRGQLSEIVELLRKSQVDLDLKGEELRQMVTHLERYRVEVKEEKEHLRRTDNGRRELEEEIERKTKDLTLVMNKIVDCDKRIETRSLELIKTQGEVELKEKQLDQMKIDLEKYCVDVNAEKKNLGRTQTHRRKLEEEIERKTKDLTLVMDKIAECEKLFERRSLELIKTQGEVELKGKQLEQMDIDLERHRGEVNVVMEHLEKSQTRSRELAEEIERKRKELTAVLDKTAEYGKTIELVEEELALQQKLLDIRSSELVSKKKELDGLSLDLELVNSLNNELKETVQRIESKGKELEDMERLIQERSGHNESIKLLLEEHSEELAIKEERHNEIAEAVRKLSLEIVSKEKTIQQLSEKQHSKQTKLDSTEKCLEETTAELVSKENELCSVKDTYRECLQNWEIKEKELKSFQEEVKKIQDSLKDFQSKEAELVKLKESLTEHEKELGLKKKQIHVRSEKIELKDKKLDAREERLDKKDEQLKSAEQKLAKCVKEYELNAKKLASFCQQNNPDQQVDLVRDASVCDEKTLQLLLRGHLKKCDQLHLDVLRALKASSDPAKLVLNTIQRLHEKMAVTKLDPDSVRRGSICLLECLMDMSPEPKTEVQVEAIKSVTEWKNTTLVKAENPVEVLGFLHFLSAFSLAYTFDADKVQNLFDAAFLRQYAPSLCEALGVSSLAPVNNVLSLDDKPEQQPPEAPIINSSDSRSTNVQETIASSHLGNVDVLLDPEGSTSFSPNEVFTGLQGMIDPASYVLNVVNDELLGAQQRGELGLAEPVIKTLIPLLEELPRVVKSSKHLLSDALQVATRWSWMMGNSTQMSPLEAWGFLQLIVAYGLVHATSQDNTLRFASYVAHFKQAPKLFESLGLSYAMPNLVKKLLDERHYFMAIRFIFYFKLKFNFSPLELLKDEIITLRVSTKEKRRLDSQAEDRDAAKLKDIIELIEDFKLDIDLPVELIVKFMVPRENQNENQYVVSSFVPVQSPQVHMQASHGSNPTFPTSLGTSPNQQVLDLETYQAGGSIAFQAQSSHHTGYKRTRMDPSVSRPVIRPCFNPSSYGRY; encoded by the exons ATGGAGGAAATTAAGTTGGAAAACGAGATAAGGCTTTGTGATGTGAAGGCAAATAATATTCGTAAGACAATGGATATGATTAAGTCTCAAGCCTCTGATGTACTTATCTTGAATCTCCAATGGTGTGATTTTGAGGAACATCTGAAATCAGCGAGTGAGAAGTTAGAGTTGAGGTTTAGGGAACTAGTGTTGAAGGAGGTTGAGTTACAGAATCGAAGCTTTGCTCTTGAAGAAAGGGCTAAAGTGGTTGAAGCAGCGGAAGCTGAGATGGGTGATTTAGAAATGAAAGCTAGTGGTTTTAGGAGTGAAgttgaagagaaaagagaggaatTGGGTTGTCTTAGGAAGTCTTTGGAAGAGTGTAGTGTAGAGGAAAGGTCAAAGAGAGGTCAACTTAGTGAGATTGTGGAGTTGTTGAGAAAGAGTCAGGTTGATCTTGATTTGAAGGGGGAAGAGTTAAGACAGATGGTGACTCATCTTGAGAGATATCGCGTTGAGGTTAAGGAAGAGAAGGAGCATTTGCGTAGGACTGACAATGGCAGGAGAGAGTTGgaagaagagatagagagaaagacgAAAGATCTCACATTGGTTATGAATAAAATTGTTGATTGTGATAAGCGGATTGAGACACGGTCCTTGGAACTTATAAAGACTCAGGGTGAAGTTGAATTAAAAGAGAAGCAGTTAGACCAGATGAAGATTGATCTTGAGAAATATTGTGTTGATGTCAAcgcagagaagaagaatttgggTAGGACTCAAACTCACAGGAGAAAATTGGAAGAggaaatagagagaaagacTAAAGATCTCACATTGGTTATGGATAAAATTGCAGAATGTGAGAAGCTGTTTGAGAGACGGTCCTTAGAACTAATAAAGACTCAGGGTGAGGTGGAATTGAAGGGGAAACAATTAGAGCAGATGGATATTGATCTTGAGAGGCATCGTGGTGAGGTCAACGTAGTGATGGAGCATCTGGAAAAGAGTCAAACTCGCAGTAGAGAATTGGCAGAggaaatagaaagaaagaggaaagagCTTACAGCGGTTCTCGATAAAACTGCAGAGTATGGGAAGACGATTGAGTTGGTGGAAGAAGAACTAGCTTTGCAGCAGAAGCTGCTTGATATACGGTCCTCGGAACTTGTttctaaaaagaaagagttggaCGGACTTAGTTTGGACCTTGAGTTGGTTAACTCACTAAATAACGAGTTGAAGGAGACAGTTCAACGGATTGAATCAAAAGGTAAGGAGTTGGAGGACATGGAAAGGCTGATTCAGGAACGGAGTGGTCACAATGAATCAATCAAGTTACTACTCGAGGAACACAGTGAAGAACTTGCTattaaagaagagagacacaATGAGATAGCGGAGGCTGTTCGTAAACTATCCTTGGAGATTGTCTCTAAAGAGAAAACTATCCAGCAACTCTCTGAGAAACAACATTCAAAACAGACAAAACTGGATTCGAcagaaaaatgtttagaagAAACCACTGCAGAATTGGTTTCAAAGGAAAATGAACTTTGCTCTGTGAAAGATACATATCGAGAGTGCCTCCAAAACTGGGAAATCAAAGAGAAGGAGTTAAAGTCCTTCCAAGAAGAGGTTAAAAAGATTCAAGACAGCTTGAAAGACTTTCAATCTAAAGAGGCGGAGCTTGTCAAATTAAAAGAATCATTGACGGAACATGAGAAAGAACTTggactgaagaagaagcaaattcATGTTCGCTCAGAAAAGATTGAATTGAAAGATAAGAAGCTTGATGCTCGGGAGGAAAGGTTGGATAAAAAAGATGAGCAACTGAAATCCGCAGAACAAAAGTTGGCTAAATGTGTTAAGGAATATGAGCTGAATGCAAAGAAATTGGCCAGcttttgtcaacaaaacaaCCCGGATCAACAAGTTGACTTGGTGCGAGACGCTAGTGTATGTGACGAGAAAACTTTGCAGTTACTCTTACGTGGGCATCTGAAGAAATGTGATCAGCTTCACCTCGATGTTCTGCGTGCTCTAAAAGCATCTTCTGACCCGGCAAAGCTTGTGTTAAACACAATACAACGTCTTCACGAAAAGATGGCAGTAACAAAGCTTGATCCAGATAGTGTAAGAAGGGGTAGTATTTGCTTGCTGGAATGTTTAATGGATATGTCACCAGAGCCCAAGACTGAAGTACAAGTAGAAGCTATCAAATCAGTCACTGAATGGAAGAACACAACATTGGTTAAGGCAGAGAATCCAGTGGAGGTTTTGGGTTTTCTCCACTTTCTATCTGCATTCAGTTTGGCCTACACTTTTGATGCCGACAAAGTCCAAAATCTGTTTGATGCCGCCTTTCTTCGCCAATACGCTCCGAGTCTATGTGAGGCTCTAGGAGTATCATCTCTAGCACCTG TCAACAATGTACTATCATTGGACGATAAGCCTGAACAGCAGCCCCCTGAAGCACCAATCATAAATAGCAGTGATTCTCGCAGCACGAATGTCCAAGAAACCATAGCATCATCTCATTTGGGTAATGTAGATGTTCTTTTGGACCCTGAGGGCTCAACTTCCTTTTCACCCAATGAGGTCTTTACTGGACTTCAAGGTATGATAGATCCAGCCTCGTATGTTCTAAATGTTGTCAACGATGAACTCTTGGGTGCTCAACAGAGAGGAGAGTTGGGTTTAGCAGAGCCTGTAATTAAGACTTTGATTCCCCTTTTGGAGGAGCTACCACGTGTTGTAAAATCTAGCAAACATCTTCTTTCAGATGCACTACAAGTGGCAACTCGATGGAGCTGGATGATGGGAAATAGTACTCAAATGTCACCGCTTGAGGCTTGGGGTTTTCTCCAACTTATTGTGGCATATGGATTGGTGCATGCAACCAGTCAAGATAATACTTTACGATTTGCCTCATATGTTGCTCACTTTAAACAAGCTCCGAAACTCTTTGAATCTCTTGGTCTCAGTTATGCCATGCCAA ATCTGGTTAAAAAACTCCTAGATGAACGCCATTACTTTATGGCAATCCGGTTTATCTTTTACTTCAAGCTGAAGTTCAACTTTTCTCCCCTGGAATTATTGAAAGACGAGATCATCACTCTTAGAGTCTCTACcaaggaaaagagaagacttGATTCACAG GCTGAAGACAGAGATGCTGCAAAACTGAAAGACATTATAGAACTTATTGAAGACTTCAAGCTGGATATTGATCTTCCTGTGGAACTTATCGTCAAGTTCATGGTTCCGCGGGAAAATCAAAATGAGAACCAATATGTCGTCTCATCATTTGTCCCAGTTCAATCTCCGCAGGTTCATATGCAGGCATCTCATGGCTCAAACCCGACCTTTCCAACAAGCCTTGGTACATCACCAAATCAACAGGTCCTAGACTTGGAAACATATCAAGCCGGTGGTTCAATCGCGTTCCAAGCTCAATCTTCACACCATACAGGTTACAAACGAACAAGGATGGATCCTTCGGTTTCTAGACCTGTGATTAGACCGTGCTTCAATCCATCAAGCTATGGCAGATACTAG
- a CDS encoding Frigida-like protein (Frigida-like protein; CONTAINS InterPro DOMAIN/s: Frigida-like (InterPro:IPR012474); BEST Arabidopsis thaliana protein match is: FRIGIDA-like protein (TAIR:AT5G48385.1); Has 1807 Blast hits to 1807 proteins in 277 species: Archae - 0; Bacteria - 0; Metazoa - 736; Fungi - 347; Plants - 385; Viruses - 0; Other Eukaryotes - 339 (source: NCBI BLink).), whose protein sequence is MEKVTSGLELVDISKRNFRKTLESLQEGAHSLLLLTIQWKEIESYFDSTRSVLEERAKELEALEESIKVKALELEKKEKELCLIDESMKAKQSEFEKKEKDFDLEQKAEVEKRKREVEQLEKFTTRMESVERVSDEKLMELGLRATELELKMEEVEKHRERIVAGDKLRGEFEPLVSLLAKNMGLSVTMPVKCSTLYLNENADEMVKKNTALARMVPYLDPAKVVLDAIEGSFKEYWKKDLGEADDRVVNSWIVLLENLIKMNLKITPQVKQEATPLGIAWLGKAKANMKNDPPQVFGCALFLAAYGLGSLTTHGVLLTLVERFLLYDHAPKLFRLLGLEEKVSGAVETLKKKEEYLATLKFICEFRLYKLCPGGRPGELLIEFFDSSDKAARVIAGTGTSMEAQKARREKKKADAAMAIKYIKEAKAETMFPAKILKRLAVVKNDESAQRAMEPVQKSYEKRQSTTKGVEKSEAKSSIPYEQKHVIKRPRLTEPTAPSQNLTVKQPEVVCVPTGKQVKESGADHQPDTIATHPSGTETKLNILSGSIKADMLRELVEKQPLKESEDLSNALKCTPDPAKLFLDTSMALCPTNTEGGYEFKMLITSASCSLLLNQLKKLLPKIGHPVKGDAKKLAVYWKDKIAKSKRDQLEVICFLQFLGIFGIVSEFKADDLLGLLDNSYWQTVSPDLCQFLGLDDAIPGFIQNLIKTGHRIKAIDYIYSFGMVHRFQPVSAIINDSLRITKESAEKSYREAKNESTTQVAAIDRQVRALRAAIKCISCHKLESEFQLGDLEEQIKSLLKLRRNTSNGSGSGSASSKPDSTIKQSQTAKPPTVAEVAPVTSNIPLEPSTEAASSSASKPFSKKNKRGKKRSMSGNNQSSGHIASHTSNHYPSHDYSLNQRLTWPVDNYDRGFTGFPNPDYNNNQWGQPEGPQFYHLYQPLDPRYRNY, encoded by the exons ATGGAGAAGGTAACGAGTGGCTTAGAGCTTGTTGATATAAGCAAGCGTAACTTCCgcaaaaccctagaatctCTCCAAGAAGGTGCTCATTCGCTTCTTCTACTTACAATTCAATGGAAAGAGATCGAATCGTATTTCGATTCCACGAGAAGCGTCCTCGAGGAACGAGCCAAGGAGCTAGAAGCGTTGGAGGAATCGATAAAGGTTAAAGCTTTggaattggagaagaaagagaaggagctttgtttgattgatgagTCGATGAAAGCGAAACAGAGCGAGTttgagaagaaggagaaggattttgatttggaacAGAAGGCAGAGGttgagaagaggaaaagagaagTTGAACAGTTGGAGAAGTTTACGACGAGGATGGAATCGGTGGAGAGGGTTTCTGATGAGAAGTTGATGGAACTTGGTTTGAGAGCAACAGAGCTTGAATTGAAGATGGAAGAAGTAGAGAAGCATAGAGAACGGATTGTCGCTGGAGATAAGTTGAGAGGTGAGTTTGAGCCATTGGTTTCGTTGTTGGCTAAGAACATGGGCTTAAGTGTGACAATGCCTGTAAAGTGTTCGACTTTATACCTGAACGAGAATGCAGATGAGATGGTTAAGAAAAACACAGCCTTGGCGAGAATGGTTCCGTATTTGGATCCTGCAAAGGTGGTTTTGGATGCTATAGAAGGGTCTTTTAAGGAATACTGGAAGAAAGATTTAGGAGAAGCTGATGATAGAGTAGTTAATAGTTGGATTGTTCTGTTAGAGAATCTGATAAAGATGAATCTGAAAATCACACCGCAGGTGAAACAGGAAGCGACTCCACTTGGGATTGCTTGGTTAGGCAAGGCTAAAGCCAATATGAAGAATGACCCCCCGCAGGTTTTTGGTTGTGCGTTGTTTCTGGCTGCTTACGGTTTGGGCTCTCTGACTACTCATGGGGTGCTCTTAACCCTTGTAGAGCGGTTCCTTTTGTATGATCATGCCCCAAAACTGTTTCGGCTTCTGGGGTTAGAAGAGAAGGTTTCTG GTGCGGTTGAAACgctaaagaaaaaggaagagtaTCTTGCAACACTGAAATTTATCTGTGAATTCCGGTTATACAAGCTTTGTCCAGGAGGAAGACCAGGAGAACTtttgattgaattctttgatTCCTCAGATAAAGCTGCCCGAGTGATTGCTGGGACTGGAACTTCAATGGAGGCGCAG AAAGCAAGgagggagaagaaaaaagctgATGCAGCCATGGCCATTAAGTACATCAAAGAGGCCAAAGCCGAGACTATGTTTCCTGCTAAAATTCTTAAAAGGTTGGCTGTAGTGAAGAACGATGAATCAGCTCAGAGAGCAATGGAACCAGTtcaaaaaagttatgaaaaaaGACAGAGTACGACCAAAGGGGTAGAGAAATCTGAAGCTAAATCTAGTATTCCATATGAACAGAAGCATGTAATCAAACGTCCAAGATTAACTGAACCAACAGCTCCTTCTCAGAATTTAACAG TGAAGCAGCCCGAGGTTGTGTGCGTTCCTACTGGGAAGCAAGTTAAAGAATCCGGCGCAGATCATCAGCCAGACACCATAGCAACTCATCCATCAGGTACCGAAACCAAGCTTAACATTCTCTCTGGTTCCATTAAGGCGGACATGTTAAGGGAGCTAGTAGAAAAGCAACCTCTGAAGGAGAGTGAGGATCTCTCAAATGCTCTCAAATGCACACCAGATCCAGCAAAGCTTTTTCTAGACACATCCATGGCTTTGTGTCCTACAAACACCGAAGGAGGATACGAGTTCAAGATGCTGATTACTTCAGCTAGCTGCTCCTTATTGTTGAATCAGCTGAAGAAGCTCCTGCCTAAAATTGGACATCCTGTGAAAGGCGATGCGAAGAAACTTGCCGTTTACTGGAAAGATAAAATTGCAAAGAGCAAAAGAGATCAATTAGAAGTCATCTGCTTCCTACAGTTTCTTGGTATCTTTGGAATTGTGTCAGAGTTCAAGGCTGATGACCTTCTTGGTCTACTGGATAATTCTTATTGGCAAACTGTGTCTCCTGATCTTTGCCAGTTTCTCGGGTTGGACGACGCCATTCCAG GTTTCATTCAAAATCTCATAAAAACTGGACATCGTATCAAGGCAATAGACTACATATACTCATTTGGTATGGTCCATAGATTCCAACCTGTATCCGCTATCATAAACGATTCCTTGAGGATTACAAAGGAATCTGCAGAGAAGTCGTATAGAGAAGCCAAGAACGAATCTACAACGCAG GTTGCAGCCATAGACAGACAGGTTAGAGCACTAAGAGCCGCCATTAAATGCATATCGTGTCATAAACTCGAATCAGAGTTCCAACTCGGAGACCTTGAAGAACAAATCAAGTCGCTTTTGAAGCTCAGAAGAAACACTTCTAATGGATCTGGATCCGGATCCGCATCGTCCAAACCCGATTCGACAATCAAACAATCTCAGACGGCAAAACCACCAACTGTAGCAGAGGTTGCTCCTGTTACTAGCAACATACCTTTGGAACCTTCAACAGAAGCTGCATCCTCCTCTGCGAGCAAACCGttttcaaagaagaataagagagGGAAAAAACGCAGCATGTCAGGAAACAATCAGAGCTCAGGACACATTGCTTCGCACACAAGCAATCACTATCCCAGCCATGACTATTCCCTGAATCAAAGACTAACGTGGCCGGTCGACAACTACGACAGAGGTTTCACCGGATTTCCTAACCCCGACTACAATAATAACCAATGGGGACAACCAGAGGGACCTCAATTTTACCATCTTTATCAACCGCTAGATCCTCGCTACAGGAACTACTAG